taccaaacacaaatttccttactttttgtgctatgtttttatatacaggtcagctgcctgacctgctgagttactccagcattttgtgtctctggagaacattgtggtaggacccttcttcagtccgaagggtcctgacctggaacgccacctgtccatgtcctccagagatgctgactggcctgctgagctactccagcacctggcgtcttttttgttgttgtacaccagcatctgaggttccttgtttctacagtacaGGCCAGTTCAGCACAGTTCTTCACTGAGAGAGCACAACAGGTATCTATCAGTGCAGCTACATAGTTCTGGACGTAGATGGAATACAtagattgggcagcacggtggcgcagctggtagagttgctgcctcacggcgccagggacaacgggttcgatcccgactacgggtgctgtctgtacggagttggtacgttctccccgtgacctgcgtgggttttctgtttcctcccacactcctaagacgtgcaggttcgtaggctaattggcttcggtaaaattgtaaattgtccctagtgtgtgcggggttagtgttagtgtgcggggatcgctgggcggcacggactcggtgggccgaagggcctgtttccgcgctgtatctctaaactaaactcccagtGCTCAgcgtccaaagtccaaagtccaaagtccattgTCCAATGTCCAAGGTCCACCTGTTGGAAGCCCAGGTCAGCCCCAGGCTTGCTTGAGGCCCCCAACCCGACGTCCCTCTTCCCCCCTgaccgcctctgtgtcccggggacagggggggaggggcggggggggggggtggggttggagggGGCTCCTCCTCCAGCCGACCTTGTGTTGAATACATCCAAGgtggacgcaaaacgctggagtaactcagcgggtcgggcagcatctccggagggaaggaatgggtgatgtttcgggccgggagacccttcgtcaggcagggggttggagggggggtgggggaggggggaatgtccTTAAGGGGCTACACGTCGCTGATTTCCAACGCGCGGCTCTTGTGGGGGCTGGGCAGGACCTCTCCAGGCACCCTCTGCTCCGAGCCCCCGGCCAGCAAGCTCTCCTGGGGCAAGGCCCCCAGGCCCAGACTGGTGACGTGGCACATCTCCACGTAGCTGCTGCTGCCCGTGGCCCTGCTGCCGCCCACGgcctccccctccacccgccGGGCGGCGCGGCAGAGCACCTTGCGGAAGCCCTGTTTGAAGTTGTCCGACAGGAAGCTGTAGATGACGGGGTTGGCGCAGCTGTTGGCGTACGAGAGCAGGACCACGGAGAAGTAGAGGCCCACCATGGAGGGCTCGGGGGGCCCGGCGGACACCAGGTTGGCCACGTTCATGACGTAGAAGGGGAGCCAGCAGAAGACGAAGATGGCCACCACGATCACCACCATCCAGGTCACCCTGCGCTCCGACCGCTTGCGCTTGGTGGACGTGGCGCGGACCTTGCGGCCCGAGGACCGCACCTTGACCACGATGAGGAGGTAGCAGAGGCAGATGACCAGCAGAGGCCCGAAGAAGCCCAGGGTGGCGGTGTAGATGATGAAGGCGGTGGACCAGACCATGACGGGCTCGGGCCAGTTGATGTTGC
This genomic window from Rhinoraja longicauda isolate Sanriku21f chromosome 40, sRhiLon1.1, whole genome shotgun sequence contains:
- the LOC144611591 gene encoding somatostatin receptor type 5-like codes for the protein MEKTSPHLAEPWGSATPAFLMGNASGNVTLEPATAGMAGGSSVLIPAVYLTVCVIGLGGNTLVIHVVLHHAKMESVTNIYILNLAIADELFMLGLPFLAVQNALAYWPFGSLACRLVMTVDGINQFTSIFCLTVMSIDRYLAVVHPVRSIRWRQPRVAKAVNAMVWAVSFVVVLPVSIFSGVKAGMMTCNINWPEPVMVWSTAFIIYTATLGFFGPLLVICLCYLLIVVKVRSSGRKVRATSTKRKRSERRVTWMVVIVVAIFVFCWLPFYVMNVANLVSAGPPEPSMVGLYFSVVLLSYANSCANPVIYSFLSDNFKQGFRKVLCRAARRVEGEAVGGSRATGSSSYVEMCHVTSLGLGALPQESLLAGGSEQRVPGEVLPSPHKSRALEISDV